In Oxalobacteraceae bacterium OTU3CINTB1, the sequence CCGGCGTCGTGCGCGTGTAGACGACGAAAAAGACGGCCAGCAGCACGGCGGCCAGTAAAAGGTGAATCAGATAGTTTAGGATGGCGGGCACGGCGCGCTCTCAGTGGGGTAAAGTGTTGAACCTGTGGTTAAGTTACTAACGCTGAAGCATATTAGTGCAAAAGAGCCAAATGAACAAAAAGATTCTTATATTGTCGGTGTTTGTGGTCGCTTCCTGCGGCCTGGCGTACGAATTAATCGCTGGCGCGCTGTCCAGCTACCTGCTGGGCGACTCCATCCTGCAGTTCTCCACCGTGATCGGCTGCTACCTGTTCGCGATGGGCGTCGGCGCCCACTTTTCCAAGTATGTGCTTGACGAGGATGTGCTGGCGCGCTTTGTCGATATCGAACTGGCGGTCGGCCTGGTGGGCGGGCTGTCGGCGGCGATCCTGTTCCTGACGTTTTCGTGGATGGCGGCGCCGTTCCGCACCATGCTGTACGTGATGGTGTTCCTGATCGGCGCCTTCGTCGGCATGGAGGTGCCGCTGGTGATGCGCGCGCTGAACGCGCGCCAGACCGGCTTCAGTGAAATCGTCAGCAAGGTGCTGACCTTCGATTACCTGGGCGCGCTGGCGGTGTCGCTCTTGTTCCCGCTGGTGCTGGCGCCGACCCTGGGCCTGGTGCGCACCGGTTTCCTGTTCGGGATGCTCAACGTCGGCGTCGCCCTGTGGACAATTCGCGTGTTCCGCACAGAGCTTAAAAACGTCACCGGCCGCATGCTGCGCGCGTCGGCGGTGATGTTCGTGCTGGTGGCCGGCTTCGCGTCGGCCGACAAGCTCACTTACTGGGGCGAGCATGGCCTGTTCGGCGATGAAATCGTCTTCGCCACCACCACGCCTTATCAGCGACTGGTCGTCACGCGCTGGAAGGACGATCTGCGCCTGTACATCAACGGTAACCTGCAGTTCTCGTCGCGCGACGAGTACCGCTATCACGAGGCGCTGGTGCATCCGGTGCTGCAGCCCTTGCCGTGGGCGAAGCGGGTGCTGGTGCTGGGCGGCGGCGACGGTCTGGCGCTGCGCGAGATCCTGCGCTACAAGAATATCGAGCATGTCACGCTGGTCGACCTGGACCCGGCCATGACCGGCGCCTTCACCAACCGTCCGGAGCTGGTCAAGCTGAATGGCGGCTCGTTCAGCGACAAGCGCGTACGCGTGATCAACGCCGACGCGGCCCTCTGGCTGCGCGAGAACGACGACATGTTCGACGCCATCATCGTCGACTTCCCCGATCCGTCCAGTTTCGCGCTCGGCAAGCTGTACTCGGTGCCCTTCTACGGCATGGTGCGCAAACACCTCGCCGCCAACGGCTTGATGACGGTGCAATCGACGTCGCCGTTCTTCGCCCCGCACGCCTACTGGACCATCGACGCCACCTTGCGCGAAGTCGGCATGAAGACCTATCCTTATCATGCCTATGTGCCGTCGTTCGGCGAATGGGGCTTCATACTCGCCACGCCCCAGGCGCAGTACACGCCGCCCGCCGAATACCGTTTGCCGATGCGCTACCTGAACGCCGACACCACGCGCGAGATGTTCATCTTCCCGCCGGATATGAAGCGGCTGCCGATGGAGCCCAACCGGCTCAATACACAATCGCTGGTGCACGAGTTCGAGCAGGACTGGCGGCGGGTGATACGCTGATGCTGCGCCGATCCTTTCTTGTGTGGGCCGGCGCCACCGGCCTGGCGGCGGCGGGTACCGTCGCGGCGTTCCAGCGCTGGCAGGAGATCACGCCCACGCTGCACTATCCGGGCCGCGACGAGGGCCACTTCCTGCGCGACCTGCGTGGCAAGCCGCTGCCGCTGCCGCCGCCGTCGCAGGTGCTGCAAACCGATATCGCCATCCTCGGTTCCGGCATCGCCGGCCTGACCGCCGCGTGGAAGCTCAAAAAGCTCGGCAAGACCGACATGCTGATGGTGGACGGCCCGCAACCGCACGGCAACGCCGCCGGCGGCGCCTTCGGCGAGTACGAGTATCCGACCGGCGCCCACTATCTGCCGCTGCCGTCGCCGGAATCGGTGCACGTGCGCGAGATCCTGGCCGACCTGGGCATCATCCAGAAAGACCCGATGGGCGAAAAGCCCTACTACGACGAGCTCTTCATCCTGCATGCGCCGGAGGAGCGGCTGCTGTACAACGGCCAGTGGCAGGAAGGTTTCATGCCGACCGAGGGCGTGCCGCAATGGGAGATCGACGAGCACACGCGCTTTTTCGCAGAGGTGGAACGGCTGCGGCAAACCCACGGCGCGGACGGCCGGCGCGTGTTCGTGTTCCCGACCGTGATGTCGTCGGAAGACCCGCAGTGGCAGGCGCTGGACCGCATCACCCTCAAGCAGTGGCTGGAGCAAAGCGGCTACCGCTCGCCTACCCTGCACTGGTATCTGAACTACTGCTGCCGCGACGACTACGGCACCCGCTACGACAAGGTTTCGGCCTGGGCCGGCCTGCACTACTACTGCAGCCGCTGGGGACAGGCCGCCAACGCTGGCAACGGCACCTGGCTGACGTGGCCGGGCGGCCTGCAACCGCTGGCCACCGGCATGGAGCGCGCCTCGGGCATCAAGCGCTTGGCCGGCACGGTGGTGTCGCTGAAAAAAACGGCGGACGGCGTCGAAGCCTTGTGCTTCCAGCTCGAAAACGGCAAACCGGCCACTTATCTGGTGCGCGCGCGCAAAGCCATCTGCGCGATGCCGGTGTATGTGGCCGCGCGGGTTGTGGATAACATCGCCGCCTACGGTTTCGATCCGGCCAAACATATCCCGGAATACGCGCCGTGGATGGTGGCCAATTTCCTGCTCAAGCGTTTTCCGGAGGAGTTGCAGGAGGGCGCGCATTCGCCGCCGCTGTCGTGGGACAACGTCGTCTACAGCGAGCCGGGATTGGGTTATGTCGTCTCCACCCACCAGGATATCCGCGTGCGGCCGCCGGAAAAGACCGTTTTCAGCGCCTATATCGCGCTGTCCGACCGCAAGCCGAGCAGCGCCCGGCACTGGATGGCAGCCGCCAAGCCGGAGGAGTTGCTGGCGCTGGCCAGCGCCGACCTTAAAACCGCTTACGGCGCGCAGTTCGCGTCCTGCGTCGAGCGGGTCGACATCACCCTGCGCGGCCACGCGATGGCAGCCCCATGGCCCAACTTCCGCGCCAACGCCGGCATGA encodes:
- a CDS encoding NAD(P)-binding protein, which gives rise to MLRRSFLVWAGATGLAAAGTVAAFQRWQEITPTLHYPGRDEGHFLRDLRGKPLPLPPPSQVLQTDIAILGSGIAGLTAAWKLKKLGKTDMLMVDGPQPHGNAAGGAFGEYEYPTGAHYLPLPSPESVHVREILADLGIIQKDPMGEKPYYDELFILHAPEERLLYNGQWQEGFMPTEGVPQWEIDEHTRFFAEVERLRQTHGADGRRVFVFPTVMSSEDPQWQALDRITLKQWLEQSGYRSPTLHWYLNYCCRDDYGTRYDKVSAWAGLHYYCSRWGQAANAGNGTWLTWPGGLQPLATGMERASGIKRLAGTVVSLKKTADGVEALCFQLENGKPATYLVRARKAICAMPVYVAARVVDNIAAYGFDPAKHIPEYAPWMVANFLLKRFPEELQEGAHSPPLSWDNVVYSEPGLGYVVSTHQDIRVRPPEKTVFSAYIALSDRKPSSARHWMAAAKPEELLALASADLKTAYGAQFASCVERVDITLRGHAMAAPWPNFRANAGMKALREVDGPILFAHADLSGFSVFEEAAWWGYRAAGLAAK
- a CDS encoding polyamine aminopropyltransferase; protein product: MNKKILILSVFVVASCGLAYELIAGALSSYLLGDSILQFSTVIGCYLFAMGVGAHFSKYVLDEDVLARFVDIELAVGLVGGLSAAILFLTFSWMAAPFRTMLYVMVFLIGAFVGMEVPLVMRALNARQTGFSEIVSKVLTFDYLGALAVSLLFPLVLAPTLGLVRTGFLFGMLNVGVALWTIRVFRTELKNVTGRMLRASAVMFVLVAGFASADKLTYWGEHGLFGDEIVFATTTPYQRLVVTRWKDDLRLYINGNLQFSSRDEYRYHEALVHPVLQPLPWAKRVLVLGGGDGLALREILRYKNIEHVTLVDLDPAMTGAFTNRPELVKLNGGSFSDKRVRVINADAALWLRENDDMFDAIIVDFPDPSSFALGKLYSVPFYGMVRKHLAANGLMTVQSTSPFFAPHAYWTIDATLREVGMKTYPYHAYVPSFGEWGFILATPQAQYTPPAEYRLPMRYLNADTTREMFIFPPDMKRLPMEPNRLNTQSLVHEFEQDWRRVIR